In Pithys albifrons albifrons isolate INPA30051 chromosome 16, PitAlb_v1, whole genome shotgun sequence, a genomic segment contains:
- the LITAF gene encoding lipopolysaccharide-induced tumor necrosis factor-alpha factor has protein sequence MSAPSGNPSAPPPSYEETVGGNSPYPYPVPGPGQKPDGKGMNPPPYMEPPAPANNPVTVQTVYVQQPVVFYDRPIQMCCPSCNQMIVTRLSYEAGALTWLSCGGLCLLGCIWGCCLFPFCIDALKDVDHTCPNCNTLLGSYKRF, from the exons ATGTCTGCCCCAAGTGGCAACCCATCTGCACCACCACCTTCTTACGAGGAAACTGTAGGAGGCAACTCCCCTTACCCCTATCCTGTGCCTGGCCCTGGACAGAAGCCAGATGGGAAGGGAATGAACCCTCCCCCATACATGGAACCACCAGCACCAGCGAATAACCCTG TTACAGTTCAGACGGTGTATGTGCAGCAGCCAGTGGTGTTTTATGACCGCCCCATTCAGATGTGCTGCCCTTCCTGTAACCAAATGATCGTGACACGTCTCTCCTACGAGGCAGGAGCTCTGACTTGGCTGTCCTGTGGTGGCCTCTGCCTGCTGGG GTGTATATGGGGCTGCTGCTTATTTCCCTTCTGCATTGATGCCCTAAAGGACGTGGATCACACCTGTCCGAACTGCAATACCCTTCTTGGTTCTTACAAACGTTTCTAG